The nucleotide sequence CCACTTTGGTCGATATGCCGGAGCGTACATCCCCCAAGCCCAAAGGGCGAACTCCTAAGCCTGCTGGCACCGCCAACGGTAAAAGCAACGGGACGGGTGCAAATCTCGGCTTTGAGGGCGAGCTTTTCAAGGCCGCTGACAAGCTCCGGGGCAATATGGAGCCCTCGGACTACAAGCACGTCGCGCTGGGCCTGATCTTCCTCAAGCACATTTCCGATAGCTTTGAAGCCAAGCATGCGGCCCTGACGGCCGAAGACCCATCCTGCGCCGAGGACCCGGACGAGTATCTGGCCGAAAACATCTTCTGGGTGCCCAAGGAAGCTCGCTGGTCCCATCTCCAGGCCAACGCCAAGCAGCCCGGCATTGGTAAGATCGTCGATGACGCCCTGGTTGCCATCGAGGCCAAGAACGAGAGCCTCAAGGGTGTGCTGCCCAAGGATTATGCCCGGCCTGCCCTCAATAAGGTGATGCTCGGGGAGTTGATCGACCTCATCTCCGGCATCGGCCTTGGGACCGAGCAGGGGCAGTCCAGGGACGTCCTGGGCCGGGTCTACGAATATTTCCTCAGCCAGTTTGCCGGCTCGGAAGGTAAGCGCGGGGGCGAGTTCTATACGCCCCGGTCCGTGGTCCGGGTGCTGGTCGATATGCTGGAGCCCTTCAAGGGCCGCGTCTACGACCCCTGCTGCGGTTCCGGCGGTATGTTCGTCCAGTCCAACAAGTTCGTGGCCGAGCACGGCGGCCGCCTCGGCGACATCGCCATTTACGGGCAGGAGTCGAACTACACCACGTGGCGGCTGTGCAAGATGAACTTGGCTGTCCGGGGCATCGACTCTGACATCCGCTGGAACAGCGAGGGCAGCTTCCACAAGGATGAACTCAAGGACCTGCGGGCCGACTTCATCCTGGCCAATCCTCCCTTCAATATTTCCGACTGGGGCGGGGAGCGGTTGCGGGAAGATGTACGCTGGAGTTTCGGCATCCCGCCTGCCGGGAACGCCAACTTCGCTTGGTTGCAGCATATCTTTCACCATCTTGGTCCGAACGGGACGGCCGGCGTGGTTCTGGCCAACGGCTCCATGTCGTCGAGCCAGTCCGGTGAAGGTGACATCCGCAAGGCCATGCTCGAAGCCGACGTAGTGGATTGCATGATCGCCCTGCCTGGGCAGCTATTCTATTCGACCCAGATTCCGGCCTGCCTGTGGTTTCTGGCTCGCGACAAGGCCAACCACGGCTTCAGGGACCGCCGGGGTGAGGTGCTTTTCATCGACGCCCGCAAGCTCGGTCATCTGGTTGACCGCACCCGTCGGGAGTTCTCGGCCGAGGACATCGCCAAGATAGCTGGCACCTACCACGCATGGCGCGGTGAGAAGGACACGGGTGAATATGAGGACGTGCCCGGCTTCTGCAAGGCAGCTTCGTTGGAGGAGATCAAGGGCCATGGCTATGTGCTGACGCCGGGGCGCTATGTCGGGGCCGAGGTCGTGGATGATGACGACACGCCCTTTGAGGAGCGATTTGTCGCGCTCAAGGAGAGGCTGGAGGGGCAGTTTGTCGATGCGGAGAGGTTGACTGCGACGATTCGGGTACGGTTAGGGCTTTTAGATGTCTAGGCATCCAGTAGTTCACACTCCAGTAGAAGCGTCTGAGTGGGCAGTCCGGCGAAGATGGTTTTGCCTCGCTGAGCTTGCTGACGGTATTTTTGATTGTCCTCATTCAACGCCAGAGCTTACTGCAGATGGACCATTCCTTGTCAGATCGCAAGACATACGCACTGGTTTCGTAGATATTTCTAAGCTCGCACATGTTGCAGAAAAAACTTTTCTTGACAGGGTGTCTAAGGCTACTCCTGAGGAGGGGGACATACTCTACAGCAGAGAGGGTACATATTTTGGCATAGCTGCCGAGATTCCAAAAGGACTTAGAGTTTGCCTGGGGCAGCGCATGGTTCTCATTAGGCCAAAACGGTCAAGGTTGGCTTCTCGTTTTTTAAGATACTGGCTTAATTCTGGAATATTATCGCGGCATTTGCATGGTTTTCGGGATGGCACTGTCGCAGAACGCCTTAATATGCCGACAATCCGAGCCATCCCTGTTCCGGATTTTCCCTTGAAAGAACAACAAGCCATCGCCGCCATCCTCGGCTCCCTCGACGACAAAATCGACCTGAACCGCCGCATTAACGAAACCCTTGAAGCCATGGCCCGGGCGATCTTCAAGGATTGGTTCGTGGACTTCGGCCCTACGCGAGCCAAGATGGAAGGCCGCGCCCCCTACCTCGCCCAGGAGATTTGGAATTTGTTCCCGGATGCGCTGGATGACGAGGGGAAGCCAGTGGGGTGGGAATACAGGCCGGTCGGAGATTTCGCTGAATTACGTGGTGGGAAACAGCTTGAGAAGGAAAAAATTGCTGCGTGTGGTGCCATCCCTGTCTTTGGAGGCGCAGGCATAATGGGCTACACAGATAGTTACAATGCCGATGGATTTGTGATAGCTGTAGGAAGGGTTGGAGCTTATTGTGGGCAATTTTTCGCACACCGCGGACGTGCCTGGATAAATAACAACGCATCCTTAATTCGTCAACGCGACCAATGTAATGGTGAATGGCTTTATTGTGCGCTTCGACATGCAGATATCGATGTCATAAAAAAAGGGGCAGCACAGCCTTTTGTTTCAAACACCGACGTGGCGAACTTGCCTATCATTTGGCCGGGACATGCTACTCTTTCCACATTGAGTAAGATTTTGGTTCCTTTGATGGTGAAAGCCGAACACAATAACGCCGAGATCGACAGCCTCGCCCAAACCCGCGACTTCCTTCTTCCCAAGCTCATGTCCGGCGAAATCCGCGTCAAGGACGCCGAGAAAGCCGTGGGGGCCGTGCTCTGATGAAGGTCCTCTTTCTCGACGAGTCCGGCGACCACAACCTGTCCGTGATCGACCCGCAGTACCCCATGTTCGTCCTGGGCGGCGTGATCATGGGAAAATCCTATGCCGAGGGAGCGCTGGCCCAGGCCTTGGCGGAGTTCAAGCAAGAGATGTTCGGGCGAACGGACATCGTCTTGCACACCGCTGACATCACCAGGAACCGTAACGGATTCGAGGAGCTAAAGAATTCATCCTTCCGGGCAAAGTTCTACACCGGCCTGAACGCCTTGCTCCGTCAGCTAGATTTCTCAGTTGTCGCTTGCGCCATCCATAAGGACCAGCACCTCAGCCGCTACGGCGTCGCCGCCCTGGACCCGTACCTGCTCAGTCTCGACGTGCTGGTGGAGAGGTTTTGCTTTGATGTCGGCCGGGTGAGCGGGGGAGGGCTGATCGTGGCTGAAAAACGAGACTCGACCCTGGATCGCCAGCTTGACCTTGCTTGGTTGAACCTCAAAATCCAAGGCACGCGGTTCGTCCAGGCCCATGACATCGAGGACCGCATCTTGGGACTCAATCTCCGCGCCAAGAAGGACAACATCGCCGGCCTTCAATTGGCCGATCTGGTAGTTTCGCCCATAGGTCGCCACGTCTTGGGCAAGCCGGATAAAGAAGACTGGTTCATCGTTCAGGAAAAATTCAGACGAAACCGACGAGGCGTCATCGAGGGGTACGGGCTTGTGACCTTGCCCAAATAAAAAGGGGCCAGCCCCCGCTACGCAGTGACCAACCCACAGTTGGTAAATCAGACAGCGGGGGGAATTAGTCAAGGCCAAAATTTCGATTTCGGAAAGAATCAGGGGAGGGGCCATGGCTTTTATCTCCGAAGCAGACGTCGAGGGCGTCCTGCTCGAAACGCTGGGCAGCCTCGGCTACGCCGCCACCTCAGACCTCCAAATCGGCCCTGACGGCCATGCCCCGGAGCGTGAGGCGTACTCAGACGTCTTCCTTCAAAAACGTCTGGAAGCCGCTGTGGAGGCCCTTAATCCTCATATCCCGGCCGAGGCCCGGCACGACGCCATCCGGGCGCTGATCGCCACCGAATTCCCTAATCTGACCGAAGAGAACCGCCGCCTCCATCGCATGATGGTCGAAGGTGTGGACGTCGAGTTCCCCCGAGACGACGGCTCCATTGCCGGCGACAAAGTGCGCCTGATCGACTTTGACACCCCGGATAACAACGACTGGCTGGCGGTCAACCAGTTCACGGTGATTGAAGGAAAGATCAACCGCCGCCCCGATGTGGTGGTCTTCGTCAACGGTCTGCCACTTGGCGTCATCGAACT is from Solidesulfovibrio magneticus RS-1 and encodes:
- a CDS encoding type I restriction-modification system subunit M, with the protein product MASQEQHDKFLQALADLGGSAGNIRLREALNWAEKAYDEVRDELLAAGLIIKGRGRGGSVALAGEAPVAQEAQATLVDMPERTSPKPKGRTPKPAGTANGKSNGTGANLGFEGELFKAADKLRGNMEPSDYKHVALGLIFLKHISDSFEAKHAALTAEDPSCAEDPDEYLAENIFWVPKEARWSHLQANAKQPGIGKIVDDALVAIEAKNESLKGVLPKDYARPALNKVMLGELIDLISGIGLGTEQGQSRDVLGRVYEYFLSQFAGSEGKRGGEFYTPRSVVRVLVDMLEPFKGRVYDPCCGSGGMFVQSNKFVAEHGGRLGDIAIYGQESNYTTWRLCKMNLAVRGIDSDIRWNSEGSFHKDELKDLRADFILANPPFNISDWGGERLREDVRWSFGIPPAGNANFAWLQHIFHHLGPNGTAGVVLANGSMSSSQSGEGDIRKAMLEADVVDCMIALPGQLFYSTQIPACLWFLARDKANHGFRDRRGEVLFIDARKLGHLVDRTRREFSAEDIAKIAGTYHAWRGEKDTGEYEDVPGFCKAASLEEIKGHGYVLTPGRYVGAEVVDDDDTPFEERFVALKERLEGQFVDAERLTATIRVRLGLLDV
- a CDS encoding restriction endonuclease subunit S gives rise to the protein MSRHPVVHTPVEASEWAVRRRWFCLAELADGIFDCPHSTPELTADGPFLVRSQDIRTGFVDISKLAHVAEKTFLDRVSKATPEEGDILYSREGTYFGIAAEIPKGLRVCLGQRMVLIRPKRSRLASRFLRYWLNSGILSRHLHGFRDGTVAERLNMPTIRAIPVPDFPLKEQQAIAAILGSLDDKIDLNRRINETLEAMARAIFKDWFVDFGPTRAKMEGRAPYLAQEIWNLFPDALDDEGKPVGWEYRPVGDFAELRGGKQLEKEKIAACGAIPVFGGAGIMGYTDSYNADGFVIAVGRVGAYCGQFFAHRGRAWINNNASLIRQRDQCNGEWLYCALRHADIDVIKKGAAQPFVSNTDVANLPIIWPGHATLSTLSKILVPLMVKAEHNNAEIDSLAQTRDFLLPKLMSGEIRVKDAEKAVGAVL
- a CDS encoding DUF3800 domain-containing protein, with translation MKVLFLDESGDHNLSVIDPQYPMFVLGGVIMGKSYAEGALAQALAEFKQEMFGRTDIVLHTADITRNRNGFEELKNSSFRAKFYTGLNALLRQLDFSVVACAIHKDQHLSRYGVAALDPYLLSLDVLVERFCFDVGRVSGGGLIVAEKRDSTLDRQLDLAWLNLKIQGTRFVQAHDIEDRILGLNLRAKKDNIAGLQLADLVVSPIGRHVLGKPDKEDWFIVQEKFRRNRRGVIEGYGLVTLPK